A window of the Emys orbicularis isolate rEmyOrb1 chromosome 1, rEmyOrb1.hap1, whole genome shotgun sequence genome harbors these coding sequences:
- the LOC135892008 gene encoding olfactory receptor 52E4-like has protein sequence MQEKPLCLRVVHLLPYSMSDYNRTDFTNPSTFILLGIPGLESAHIWISIPFCAIYAIAVLGNFTILFIVKTEPSLHGPMFYFLCMLAITDLVMSTSTLPKMLSIFWFNSREISFSACLTQMYFIYCFSEMESGILVALAFDRYVAICNPLRYSTILTNSVVAKIGLAVVLRNGILALPYPFLASRWPYCRTNIIPHCYCRHIAVVNLACADIRISSYYGLFDLFSVIGMDVFFIAVSYILILRAIFRLPTKDVRLKTFGTCISHLCAISALYIPDFFSSLTQRFGLNVPLHLRILIATVYLLVPPMLHPIIYGVRTKQIRGRLLQLFTHKEM, from the coding sequence ATGCAGGAGAAACCCTTGTGCCTCAGAGTTGTACACCTTCTCCCCTACTCGATGTCAGATTACAACAGAACCGatttcaccaacccctccaccttcattcTACTTGGCATTCCTGGCCTAGAGTCAGCCCATATCTGGATCTCCATTCCCTTCTGTGCTATTTACGCCATAGCCGTGTTGGGGAACTTCACTATCCTGTTCATCGTGAAGACGGAGCCGAGCCTCCATGGCCCAAtgttctatttcctctgcatgctggccatcacCGACCTGGTCATGTCCACATCCACCCtacccaaaatgctgagcatcttctggttcaattccagggagatcagtttcagtgcctgcctcacccagatgtacttcatttACTGCTTCTCAGAGATGGAGTCTGGAATCCTTGTGGCCCtggcttttgatcgctacgtAGCCATCTGTAATCCTCTGAGATATTCCACAATCCTGACAAACTCTGTTGTGGCCAAGATAGGCCTGGCCGTGGTGCTGCGCAATGGCATACTCGCATTACCCTATCCCTTCCTGGCGAGCcggtggccatattgcagaaccaacatcatcccccactgCTATTGTCGGCATATAGCTGTGGTGAATCTGGCCTGCGCTGACATCCGCATCAGTAGTTACTATGGTCTTTTTGATCTTTTCTCTGTAATCGGAATGGATGTGTTTTTTATTGCCGTGTCCTATATTCTGATCCTCCGGGCCATCTtccgcctccccacaaaggatgtcaggctcaagacttttgggacctgcatcTCTCATCTTTGTGCCATCTCAGCTTTGTACATCCCAGATTTCTTCTCATCTCTCACGCAGCGGTTTGGCCTCAATGTGCCACTGCATTTACGCATTCTCATTGCCACTGTGTACCTGCTTGTCCCCCCCATGCTGCATCCCATCATTTATGGGGTGAGGACCAAGCAAATCCGgggcaggctgctccagctctttacTCATAAAGAGATGTAA